A genomic region of Ictidomys tridecemlineatus isolate mIctTri1 chromosome 10, mIctTri1.hap1, whole genome shotgun sequence contains the following coding sequences:
- the Srrm2 gene encoding serine/arginine repetitive matrix protein 2 isoform X7, with product MYNGIGLPTPRGSGTNGYVQRNLSLVRGRRGERPDYKGEEELRRLEAALVKRPNPDILDHERKRRVELRCLELEEMMEEQGYEEQQIQEKVATFRLMLLEKDVNPGGKEETPGQRPAVTETHQLAELNEKKNERLRAAFGISDSYVDGSSFDPQRRAREAKQPAPEPPKPYSLVRESSSSRSPTPKQKKKKKKKDRGRRSESSSPRRERKKSSKKKKHRSESESKKRKHRSPTPKSKRKSKDKKRKRSRSTTPAPKSRRAHRSTSADSASSSDTSRSRSRSAAAKIHTTALTGRSPSPAPGRRGEGDAPSSEPGTTSIQRPSSPETSTKQPSSPYEDKDKKEKPAVRPSPSPERSSTGPEPPVPTPLLAEQHGGSPQPLATTSLSQEPMNPPSEASPTRGPSPPKSPEKPPQSSSSESCPPSPQPTKVSRHASSSPESPKPTPAPGARREISSSPTSKNRSHGRAKRDKSHSHTPSRRMGRSRSPATAKRGRSRSRTPTKRGHSRSRSPQWRRSRSAQRWGRSRSPQRRGRSRSPQRPGWSRSRNTQRRGRSRSTRRGRSHSRSPATRGRSRSRTPARRGRSRSRTPARRRSRSRTPARRRSRSRTPARRGRSRSRTPARRRSRTRSPVRRRSRSRSPARRSGRSRSRTPARRGRSRSRTPGRRSGRSRSRTPARRGRSRSRTPARRGRSRSRTPARRRSRSRSLVRRGRSHSRTPQRRGRSGSSSERKNKSRTSQRRSRSNSSPEMKKSHISSRRSRSLSSPRSKAKSRLSLRRSLSESSPCPKQKSQTPPRRSRSGSSQPKAKSRTPRRSRSGSSPPKQKSKTPSRQSHSSLSPHPKVKSGTPPRQGSITSPQTIEQSATPQRRSHSESSPDPEVKSRTPSRHSCSGSSPPRVKSSTPPRQTPSRSLSPQPKVKAMSPGQRSHSGSSSPSPSRMTSRTPPRQSRSVSPCTKVESRQSHSRSSSPDTKVKPETPPRQSHSGSVSPYPKVKPQTPPGQSQSGSKSPCPQEKSKEIQAQSCSGSFLLCPGVTSDTPPGESYFGSSSLQHKGQSQTSPDPRSDTSSPEMRQSHLESSPLQSKSQTFPKSGESRSSSPVAELASRSPTRQDGGELSASPRLKSGMSPEQSRPQSDSCPYLALDSKSLLGQSRLESSESKEKMVFPLQEDVAVLSPRPREKFSTPVQDRTESSPVLKDAPRTPSRERSVNESSPDRKDQSNTLPKSNQDEELMEVVEKLEQPSNQVLPHLSPEQKQMAVSNFESSPEVEEGLALDQSQSQMALEEVPAVASCWGAPHFSPEHKELSHSPPRENNFGSPLEFRNSGTATEMNTGFSPEVKEDLNGPFLNQLETDPSLDMKEQSTRSSRRSSSELSPDVVEKAGMSSNQSVSSPVLDAVPRTPSRERSSSASSPELKDGLPRTPSRRSRSGSSPGLRDGSRTPSRHSLSGSSPGMKDIPRTPSRGRSECDSSPEPKALPQTPRPRSRSPSSPELNNKCLTPQRERSGSESSVEQKTVARTPLGQRSPSGSSQELDGKPSASPQERSESDSSPDSKAKTRTPLRQRSHSGSSPEIDSKPRASPRRSRSGSSPEVKDKPRAAPRTQSGSDSSPEPKVPAPRVLPRRSRSGSSSKGRGPSPEGSSSSESSPEHPPKSRTARRGSRSSPEPKTKSRTPPRRRSSRSSPELTRKARLSRRSRSASSSPETRSRTPPRRRRSPSVSSPEPAEKSRSSRRRRSASSPRTKTTSRRGRSPSPKPRGLQRSRSRSRREKTRTTRRRDRSGSSQSTSRRRQRSRSRSRVTRRRRGGSGYHSRSPARQESSRTSSRRRRGRSRTPPTSRKRSRSRTSPAPWKRSRSRASPATHRRSRSRTPLLSRRRSRSRTSPVSRRRSRSRTSVTRRRSRSRASPVSRRRSRSRTPPVTRRRSRSRTPTTRRRSRSRTPPVTRRRSRSRTPPVTRRRSRSRTSPIARRRSRSRTSPVTRRRSRSRTSPVTRRRSRSRTSPVTRRRSRSRTPPAIRRRSRSRTPLLPRKRSRSRSPLAIRRRSRSRTPRATRGKRSLTRSPPAIRRRSASGSSSDRSRSATPPATRNHSGSRTPPVALNSSRMSCFSRPSMSPTPLDRCRSPGMLEPLGSARTPMSVLQQAGGSMMDGPGPRIPDHPRTSVPENHAQSRIALALTAISLGTARPPPSMSAAGLAARMSQVPAPVPLMSLRTAPAANLASRIPAASAAAMNLASARTPAIPTAVNLADSRAPAAAAAMNLASPRTAVAPSAVNLADPRTPTAPAVNLAGARTPAALAALSLSGSGTPPSAANYPSSSRTPQAPAPANLVGPRSAHATAPVNIASSRTPSALASASLTSARMAPALSGANLTSPRVPLSAYERVSGRASPPLLDRARSRTPPSAPSQSRMTSERAPSPASRMIQAPSQSLLPPAQDRPRSPVPSAFSDQSRSNAQTTSVAGSQSLSSGTVAKAMSSTGDHNGMLSGPTPGVPHLEGGEPPASTGAQQPSALATPQPAKERRSSSSSSSSSSSSSSSSSSSSSSSSSGSSSSDSEGSSLPAQPEVALKRGQN from the exons GTCTCCCACTCCAAAGAGTAAACGTAAATCTAAAGACAAGAAACGGAAGCG GTCTCGGAGTACAACACCAGCTCCCAAGAGTCGCCGGGCCCATCGGTCAACCTCTGCTGATTCTGCTTCCTCCTCTGACACTTCTCGCAGTCG GTCTCGAAGTGCTGCAGCTAAAATACATACAACTGCTTTGACTGGGCGAAGTCCTTCCCCTGCTCCAGGGCGTCGAGGGGAGGGAGATGCGCCTTCTAGTGAACCAGGTACCACCAGTATACAACGGCCTAGCAGCCCAGAGACTTCTACAAAGCAGCCTAGCAGTCCTTATGAGGACAAAGACAAGAAGGAG AAACCTGCAGTTCGACCTAGCCCCTCTCCGGAAAGGAGCAGCACAGGCCCAGAACCACCTGTTCCCACTCCGCTCCTTGCTGAGCAGCATGGCGGCTCCCCACAGCCCCTTGCAACAACCTCCTTAAGTCAGGAGCCAATGAACCCCCCATCTGAGGCCTCCCCAACCCGGGGCCCTTCACCACCTAAGTCTCCTGAGAAACcacctcagtcttcttcctcAGAGAGCTGCCCACCATCCCCACAGCCTACCAAAGTTTCTCGACATGCCAGCTCTTCCCCTGAAAGTCCTAAACCCACGCCAGCTCCTGGTGCCCGCCGAGAGATTTCTTCTTCCCCCACATCCAAGAATCGGTCACATGGCCGAGCAAAGCGGGATAAATCACACTCTCATACTCCTTCCCGTAGGATGGGGAGATCACGCAGCCCTGCCACTGCTAAGAGGGGGAGATCACGGTCTCGAACCCCTACCAAAAGGGGTCATTCTCGTTCCCGGTCCCCTCAGTGGCGTAGGTCACGGTCTGCACAGAGGTGGGGAAGATCTAGAAGCCCCCAACGGCGTGGCCGCTCTAGGTCCCCTCAGCGACCAGGTTGGTCCAGGAGCAGAAATACTCAGCGAAGAGGCAGGTCTAGGTCAACAAGGCGAGGCAGATCACACTCTAGATCCCCAGCCACCAGGGGCAGATCACGTTCTAGAACACCAGCTCGGCGGGGTAGGTCCCGCTCAAGAACCCCTGCCAGGCGGAGGTCACGATCTAGAACACCTGCCAGGCGCAGGTCCAGGTCAAGAACACCAGCCCGCAGGGGCAGGTCTCGGTCAAGAACACCTGCTAGGCGCAGGTCTAGAACCCGATCACCAGTACGAAGGAGATCTCGCAGCAGATCGCCAGCCAGGAGAAGTGGTCGGTCACGTTCTAGAACCCCAGCTAGACGGGGCCGATCGCGTTCTAGAACCCCAGGTAGACGTAGTGGCAGATCACGCTCTAGAACCCCAGCTAGGAGAGGGAGGTCTCGGTCTAGAACCCCAGCTAGGAGAGGGAGGTCTCGGTCTAGAACCCCAGCAAGACGAAGATCCCGCAGTAGAAGTCTAGTTAGGCGAGGAAGATCTCACTCTAGGACACCACAAAGAAGAGGCAGGTCTGGTTCGTCATCAGAGCGGAAGAACAAATCCAGAACATCTCAGAGGAGGAGCAGGTCCAACTCAAGTCCAGAAATGAAAAAATCTCACATTTCCTCAAGGCGGAGCAGGTCTCTCTCTTCACCAAGATCCAAGGCAAAATCTCGCTTGTCTTTGAGGCGCAGTCTTTCTGAATCCTCTCCGTGCCCTAAACAAAAGTCACAGACACCACCCAGGCGCAGTCGCTCTGGATCATCACAACCTAAAGCAAAATCTAGAACACCAAGGCGGAGTCGTTCTGGTTCTTCACCACCTAAACAGAAATCTAAAACACCATCAAGACAAAGTCATTCCAGTTTATCTCCTCACCCAAAAGTGAAATCTGGAACACCACCAAGACAAGGTTCCATCACAAGTCCCCAGACCATCGAACAATCTGCAACACCACAAAGACGGAGCCATTCTGAATCATCACCTGATCCCGAGGTAAAATCTAGGACTCCTTCAAGGCACAGCTGTTCTGGGTCCTCTCCTCCTCGAGTGAAGTCTAGTACACCTCCAAGACAGACCCCATCTAGGTCATTGTCTCCACAGCCCAAAGTGAAGGCAATGTCACCAGGACAAAGAAGCCATTCTGGCTCCTCTTCTCCAAGTCCTAGTAGGATGACTTCTAGAACACCTCCAAGGCAAAGCAGATCAGTGTCTCCTTGCACCAAGGTGGAATCTAGACAGAGCCATTCTAGATCCTCCTCACCAGATaccaaagtgaaacctgaaacaCCACCAAGACAAAGTCACTCAGGGTCTGTGTCACCATACCCCAAAGTAAAGCCTCAAACACCACCAGGGCAAAGTCAGTCTGGGTCAAAATCACCATGTCCTCAAGAGAAGTCTAAAGAAATTCAAGCACAGAGTTGCTCTGGATCATTCTTACTCTGTCCAGGAGTAACGTCTGACACACCACCAGGAGAAAGCTACTTTGGCTCCTCATCTCTGCAACATAAAGGACAATCTCAAACTTCACCAGACCCCAGATCTGATACTTCAAGTCCAGAAATGAGACAGAGTCACTTGGAGTCTTCACCTCTGCAGAGCAAATCTCAAACATTTCCAAAGAGTGGTGAGTCCAGGTCCTCATCTCCAGTCGCTGAGCTGGCATCTAGATCTCCAACAAGACAAGATGGAGGTGAATTATCAGCAAGTCCTAGGCTGAAATCAGGAATGTCTCCTGAGCAGAGCAGGCCCCAGTCTGACTCTTGTCCATATCTTGCATTGGACTCTAAATCTCTTCTGGGACAGAGCAGATTGGAGTCTTCtgaatcaaaagagaaaatggtCTTCCCCCTTCAGGAAGATGTTGCTGTGTTATCTCCTAGGCCAAGAGAAAAATTTAGTACACCTGTACAGGATAGGACTGAATCCTCACCAGTACTAAAAGATGCACCTAGAACCCCATCAAGGGAAAGAAGTGTCAATGAATCATCTCCAGATAGAAAAGACCAAAGTAATACATTACCTAAGTCAAACCAAGATGAGGAATTAATGGAGGTGGTAGAGAAATTAGAACAACCTTCAAACCAAGTGCTGCCTCATTTGTctccagaacaaaaacaaatggcTGTAAGTAATTTTGAATCATCTCCTGAAGTAGAAGAAGGGCTAGCTCTTGACCAAAGTCAGTCACAAATGGCTTTGGAAGAAGTTCCTGCAGTGGCCTCCTGTTGGGGAGCGCCACATTTTTCTCCAGAGCATAAAGAACTATCTCACTCTCCTCCCAGGGAGAATAACTTTGGATCACCTTTAGAATTTAGAAACTCAGGCACTGCTACAGAAATGAATACTGGATTTTCTCCTGAGGTTAAAGAAGATTTGAATGGACCTTTCCTTAATCAGCTGGAGACAGACCCATCTCTAGACATGAAAGAACAGTCAACAAGATCCTCCAGACGTAGCAGCTCTGAGTTATCCCCAGATGTGGTGGAAAAGGCAGGAATGTCTTCAAATCAGAGTGTATCTTCACCTGTACTTGATGCTGTACCCAGAACGCCCTCAAGAGAGAGAAGTAGTTCTGCATCTTCTCCTGAACTGAAAGATGGTTTACCCAGAACTCCATCAAGGAGAAGTCGGTCTGGGTCTTCTCCAGGACTTAGAGATGGTTCCAGGACTCCCTCTAGGCACAGCCTGTCTGGGTCCTCTCCTGGAATGAAAGATATACCTAGAACCCCATCTAGGGGGCGGAGTGAATGTGATTCTTCCCCAGAACCGAAAGCATTGCCTCAGACTCCTAGGCCAAGAAGTCGTTCTCCATCATCCCCAGAGCTCAACAACAAGTGTCTTACCCCTCAGAGAGAAAGAAGTGGATCAGAATCATCAGTTGAGCAGAAAACTGTGGCTAGGACCCCCCTTGGGCAGAGAAGTCCATCTGGATCTTCTCAAGAGCTTGACGGGAAACCCAGTGCATCTCCTCAAGAGAGAAGTGAGTCAGATTCTTCTCCAGATTCTAAAGCCAAGACACGAACTCCACTTAGGCAGAGGAGTCATTCTGGATCCTCTCCAGAGATTGACAGCAAACCCCGAGCTTCTCCTCGGCGCAGTAGATCTGGCTCATCTCCTGAAGTGAAAGATAAGCCAAGAGCAGCTCCTCGGACCCAGAGTGGTTCCGATTCTTCTCCTGAACCCAAAGTACCTGCCCCTCGGGTCCTTCCCAGAAGAAGCAGATCAGGCTCATCAAGCAAAGGCAGAGGACCTTCTCCTGAAGGAAGCAGCAGTTCTGAGTCCTCACCTGAACACCCACCCAAGTCCAGAACTGCTCGAAGAGGTTCCAGGTCTTCACCAGAGCCAAAGACAAAGTCTCGCACACCACCTCGACGTCGCAGCTCTCGGTCATCTCCTGAGCTAACCAGGAAGGCCAGACTCTCCCGTAGGAGCCGCTCTGCCTCTTCTTCACCAGAAACTCGTTCCAGAACTCCTCCAAGACGCAGAAGAAGTCCCTCAGTGTCTTCCCCTGAGCCAGCTGAAAAGTCAAGGTCTTCACGTCGGCGGCGTTCAGCTTCATCTCCACGCACTAAGACAACTTCAAGGAGAGGCCGTTCCCCTTCACCAAAGCCTCGTGGACTCCAGAGGTCCCGTTCCCGCTCACGTAGGGAGAAAACCAGAACAACCCGACGTCGAGATAGGTCTGGGTCTTCTCAGTCAACTTCGCGAAGAAGACAGCGGAGCCGGTCCAGGTCTCGGGTCACTCGCAGGCGGAGGGGAGGCTCTGGTTACCACTCCAGATCACCTGCCCGGCAGGAGAGTTCCCGAACTTCCTCTCGACGTCGAAGAGGCCGCTCTCGAACACCCCCAACCAGTCGCAAGCGTTCTCGCTCACGCACATCACCAGCCCCATGGAAACGTTCTAGATCTCGAGCCTCTCCAGCAACTCACCGGCGATCCAGGTCTAGAACACCCTTGCTCAGCCGACGTAGATCCAGGTCTCGGACTTCCCCTGTGAGTCGGAGACGGTCCAGGTCCAGAACATCAGTGACTCGACGAAGATCTCGGTCAAGGGCATCCCCAGTGAGTCGAAGACGGTCCAGGTCCAGAACACCACCTGTAACCCGTCGTCGTTCAAGGTCCAGAACACCAACAACACGCCGGCGCTCCCGTTCTAGAACTCCACCAGTGACTCGCAGAAGGTCCAGGTCTAGGACCCCACCAGTAACCAGGAGGCGATCTAGAAGCAGAACTTCACCTATTGCTCGCAGAAGATCAAGATCCAGAACGTCCCCAGTCACTCGAAGGCGATCTCGGTCACGAACATCTCCAGTCACTCGGAGGAGGTCCCGATCTCGAACCTCCCCAGTTACTCGTCGCCGTTCAAGGTCCCGAACGCCTCCAGCTATTCGACGCCGCTCTAGGTCTCGAACACCATTGTTGCCACGCAAACGTTCTCGAAGCCGCTCACCACTTGCTATTCGCCGCAGGTCTAGGTCCCGTACACCCCGAGCAACTCGGGGCAAACGGTCTTTAACAAGATCTCCTCCGGCTATTCGCAGGCGTTCTGCATCTGGAAGTAGTTCTGATCGATCACGTTCTGCTACTCCTCCAGCAACAAGGAATCATTCTGGTTCTCGGACACCTCCAGTGGCACTCAATAGCTCCAGAATGAGCTGTTTCAGTCGTCCTAGCATGTCACCAACTCCTCTTGACCGATGTAGATCACCTGGAATGCTTGAACCCCTTGGCAGTGCTAGAACACCCATGTCTGTCCTGCAACAAGCTGGTGGCTCCATGATGGATGGCCCAGGTCCCAGAATACCTGATCATCCAAGAACATCTGTGCCAGAAAATCATGCTCAATCTAGAATTGCACTTGCCTTGACAGCTATCAGCCTTGGCACTGCCCGACCTCCTCCATCCATGTCTGCTGCTGGTCTTGCTGCAAGAATGTCCCAGGTGCCAGCTCCGGTACCTCTCATGAGTCTCAGAACGGCCCCAGCTGCCAATCTTGCTAGCAGGATTCCTGCAGCCTCTGCAGCAGCCATGAACCTGGCCAGTGCCCGGACACCTGCTATCCCAACAGCAGTGAACCTGGCAGACTCACGAGCACCAGCTGCAGCAGCAGCCATGAACTTGGCCAGCCCCAGAACTGCAGTGGCACCTTCAGCCGTGAATCTTGCTGACCCTCGGACCCCCACAGCTCCAGCTGTGAACCTAGCAGGAGCCAGAACCCCTGCTGCCTTGGCAGCTTTGAGTCTTTCAGGATCTGGCACGCCTCCATCTGCTGCAAATTATCCCTCTAGTTCCAGaacaccccaggctccagcccCTGCAAACCTCGTGGGTCCACGATCTGCACATGCCACAGCTCCTGTGAATATTGCCAGTTCTAGAACCCCTTCAGCCTTGGCCTCTGCGAGTCTCACCAGTGCTAGGATGGCCCCAGCATTGTCTGGTGCAAACCTTACCAGCCCCAGGGTGCCCCTTTCTGCTTATGAGCGTGTTAGTGGCAGAGCTTCACCCCCACTTCTTGACCGAGCCAGGTCTAGAACACCACCATCAGCCCCAAGCCAGTCTAGAATGACCTCTGAGCGggctccctcccctgcctccagaaTGATCCAGGCTCCTTCACAGTCTCTTCTCCCTCCAGCACAGGATCGACCTAGGTCTCCTGTGCCATCTGCTTTTTCAGACCAATCCCGTTCAAATGCCCAGACCACTTCTGTAGCAGGGTCTCAGTCCCTTTCCTCTGGGACGGTGGCAAAGGCCATGTCCTCCACTGGTGACCACAATGGCATGCTTTCTGGCCCTACTCCTGGGGTGCctcacctggagggtggggagcCACCTGCCTCTACTGGGGCCCAGCAACCTTCTGCGTTGGCCACCCCGCAACCAGCAAAGGAGCGGCGgagttcctcctcctcttccagctcctccagctcctcttcatcatcatcatcgtcgtCTTCATCATCTTCCTCCTCTGGCTCCAGTTCTAGCGACTCAGAGGGCTCTAGCCTTCCAGCTCAGCCTGAGGTGGCACTGAAGAG AGGACAGAACTAG